The region TCCCGAGCCATCCAGCATCATGCGTGGCTCAAGGAGCATGATCACGGGAGCAGCATGTCCGGCGACCAAAGGGGACCGCTTATTGCTTTTAATGGAAACAAGAGATTGGTGGCAGCGTGACAGGATACCCATGGGTGGCTACTCCGAATTGATACAACGGGGATGAGAAGTTGACAAATGCTGTGGATGAACTGCGAAACGAACGATGTCTATTGTATTCATTGCAAAATATTGAACATTAAAAATTATTAATCTCATGAAACCACCCACCCCTATCCCTTATAGGCAAATCAGTGCCAAGTCAAGAACAACGTTTGGTTGACTCTAACCCCTATACGGTGCCATAAAGAAGCAAAAAAATGGCCACAGATTGTAAAAAAAAATAGACGGCTGTTTTGCAACTGAAATCAACTTGCCGTTTGTGCAGTCCGATCATATCATGTTACTTCAGTGAAAGGTTGCTCGGATACAAGGCGATCCGCGAGAAACAAAACAATCATACGCGAGGATTATATGACGAACATCCAAGACTCGTTGACCATTGGCATGATCAGCAGTGAAGTCGGCAATGTTTTTATCGCTCATTCGGCACCTAAACCGATCAAAATCCGACTATGCAAAGTTGTCGAACACAAAATAATGTCAAAAGAGTTTCGCGTTCCCTTTACCCTGATTTTTGAATCCCCAAAAAATGTGTTTCTGGTGGAGGGAAATTATTATTTAACGAGCGAAAGTGGCAAAATGTATGTGATGCATGTAACACCAATCGTTTCACCAGGAAAAAAGCAATTCTATCAGGCCATGTACAATTAAAAAAAAAAAAAACCGGGGGATAAGCATCACCCCCGGTCAAAATTTTCAAGCATGAATCAATTGTTTATGAGAGTTTCAGGTCTTGTTCCAGACCGGTCAATCCCTTGGGGGAAACAGTCCCTGCACAGCCATGCAGTAGTTGAGAACCTGGTAGAAAGCGGGCTTATCGATCTTCACCGTTGCCACGGCTTGCAGAGGGACCTGGGTGGCCTGCTGGGGATTTGTCTGGTTGATGGTGACCGAAGGCTGAGAAATCGCAACATTGACCGTTCCCGGTGTACCCGGATTGAATCCCCCCAGGTTGACCATGTTGGATGGGGACGGCGGGGAAGATGCAGGATAGTATATTGTTACCTGCTCCGTTCCGGCATCACCAGGTCCCATATAGGATCCCGCTGCCGGAGCCTGTGTCGCCGTACCACTGCCAACCTTGGCAACCTGCATGCTCGGTGCCTGGTAGCCCTGGGTGGTCACCGTGCTGGTGATCGCACCCACCGTGGCCGTATGCGTATGGACAGGGAGGGGTATGTTTCCCGGTTGCAGGGTAATGTTGCCCGCGATGGTGGTACCGGACATGTTGGCCGAATCGGCGCTGTTGCCCGGCTTAAATTGTACTTGCGAGGCTCCATTGATCCCCATACCAAGGATTGTCCGGCCTTGCAGGTTGGGTACGCCAAGAGTCTGGTTGGCCGTGCCGCCGTACATATTGCCCACCAAGGCATAAAGCGCGGTGTATTGATTCATCGGCAACGTTTGGCCGGTACACAACACCCAACCTCGCGGAGCATAATTGAAGGCAAAAGGCAGTACGGTCCCGAGGAATATGTCATCCATCATCAATCTCCTGTCTGGCGCAGAGTGGAA is a window of Magnetococcales bacterium DNA encoding:
- a CDS encoding tail fiber protein, which translates into the protein MDDIFLGTVLPFAFNYAPRGWVLCTGQTLPMNQYTALYALVGNMYGGTANQTLGVPNLQGRTILGMGINGASQVQFKPGNSADSANMSGTTIAGNITLQPGNIPLPVHTHTATVGAITSTVTTQGYQAPSMQVAKVGSGTATQAPAAGSYMGPGDAGTEQVTIYYPASSPPSPSNMVNLGGFNPGTPGTVNVAISQPSVTINQTNPQQATQVPLQAVATVKIDKPAFYQVLNYCMAVQGLFPPRD